The genomic interval CCAAGGGGACGGTTTATTATGTCCGGGCTTATGCCACCAATACCGAGGGCACGGGCTACGGCGCTTATATTCCGACCATAACCCATGTTGAATCTAGTCCGGTTATATTAAAGGAAGAGGTGATATTAAAGGGGCAGGTGATATTTAAGTAAGCGTTCGTTTGTCCTTCTTGGGAAGGGGGGGCAGATAAGATGCCCTCCTTGTAAAGGAGGGGTAGGGGAGGTTAAAATTCCCGAAATTTAACCCCCTAAATCCCCCTTTACAAGGGGGACAATATATGGAAAATTTACTTAAAAAAATAAATGAATTGAGAGAAAGAACCAAGAAGGCTTGGCAGCTTTTAAGTTTAGAAAGTCAAAAGTCCAAAGCCAAAAGCCTAAAGTCCGAGATGAACAAAGTTGGATTCTGGGATAATAGGGAACGAGCGGTAGAAATAAGCCGAGAGGCGGAAGAACTGGAAAAAGAAATCGGGGGGTGGGAAGAAATTTTAAAAGAGATAACCGAATTGGAAGAATTAGTAGCGGTTGGCAACAAAGAAGAGGATTTTTCTTTGGCCGAGGAGGCGGAAGCGAGATATGAAGAGTTGTTAAAGAGATTTGAGAAAATGGAATTTCAAGTTATGTTTTCCGGAAAATATGACGAGAGCAATGCCATTCTTTCTGTTCACGCCGGCACAGGCGGAGTAGAAGCGCAAGACTGGGCGGAAATGCTGGAGCGGATGTTTCTTCGTTTTGCGGAAAAGAGGGGTTGGAAAGCCGAGATTTTAGACAGGACAGTCGGCAATGAAGCCGGCATAAAAAGCATGAGCATGCGAATTGTCGGGCGCTGGGCTTATGGGTATTTAAAAAGCGAGTCCGGCGTTCACCGCTTGGTAAGAATTTCCCCCTTTGACGCGGAAAAAATGCGGCACACTTCTTTCGCTTTGGCGGAAGTTATTCCGGAGCTGCCGGAAGCAGAAGTTATAGAAATAAAAGACGAAG from Patescibacteria group bacterium carries:
- the prfB gene encoding peptide chain release factor 2 is translated as MENLLKKINELRERTKKAWQLLSLESQKSKAKSLKSEMNKVGFWDNRERAVEISREAEELEKEIGGWEEILKEITELEELVAVGNKEEDFSLAEEAEARYEELLKRFEKMEFQVMFSGKYDESNAILSVHAGTGGVEAQDWAEMLERMFLRFAEKRGWKAEILDRTVGNEAGIKSMSMRIVGRWAYGYLKSESGVHRLVRISPFDAEKMRHTSFALAEVIPELPEAEVIEIKDEDLRVDVYRSSGPGGQSVNTTDSAVRITHQPTGLVVACQTERSQHQNKETALKILKSKLYKLQEEEKGKEEKKLRGEAQKAEWGKQIRSYVLQPYKMVKDHRTNYETSDINAVLGGELEGFMEAYLRLMRTRTD